The following coding sequences are from one Gossypium raimondii isolate GPD5lz chromosome 4, ASM2569854v1, whole genome shotgun sequence window:
- the LOC105781020 gene encoding universal stress protein A-like protein isoform X1 gives MEENKMEKKVMVAIDESECSHWALQWALENLGHTISASQLFIFNAQPLHNFAYLSASTYGAPPVDLINTVQENQKRLALALLEKAKGICANRGVDAETMTEVGDPKEKICEAVEKLNIELLILGSHGRGAIQRAFLGSVSNHCVHNAKCPVLVAITLKVTTTKFHFVGQTIAFGDELGEHVRKLGLFVNQ, from the exons atggAGGAAAACAAGATGGAGAAGAAAGTGATGGTGGCAATAGACGAGAGCGAGTGCAGCCACTGGGCTCTCCAGTGGGCTCTTGAAAACCTCGGTCACACCATCTCTGCTTCTCAGCTTTTCATCTTTAACGCTCAGCCTTTGCACAATTTTGCTTACCTCTCTGCTTCCACCTACGGTGCTCCTC CTGTGGATTTGATCAACACCGTGCAAGAAAACCAGAAGAGGCTCGCTTTAGCTTTGTTGGAGAAAGCCAAGGGCATCTGCGCCAATCGTGGG GTTGATGCAGAAACTATGACAGAAGTTGGGGACCCTAAAGAGAAAATATGTGAAGCTGTGGAAAAGCTCAACATTGAGTTGCTTATATTGGGAAGCCATGGTCGAGGAGCAATACAGAG GGCTTTTCTGGGAAGTGTCAGTAATCACTGTGTTCACAATGCTAAGTGCCCTGTTCTTGTG GCAATTACTTTAAAGGTTACCACTACAAAGTTTCATTTTGTTGGGCAAACAATTGCATTTGGCGATGAGTTAGGAGAGCATGTGAGGAAACTTGGACTTTTTGTGAACCAATAA
- the LOC105781020 gene encoding universal stress protein A-like protein isoform X2, which translates to MEENKMEKKVMVAIDESECSHWALQWALENLGHTISASQLFIFNAQPLHNFAYLSASTYGAPPVDLINTVQENQKRLALALLEKAKGICANRGVDAETMTEVGDPKEKICEAVEKLNIELLILGSHGRGAIQRAFLGSVSNHCVHNAKCPVLVVRKPD; encoded by the exons atggAGGAAAACAAGATGGAGAAGAAAGTGATGGTGGCAATAGACGAGAGCGAGTGCAGCCACTGGGCTCTCCAGTGGGCTCTTGAAAACCTCGGTCACACCATCTCTGCTTCTCAGCTTTTCATCTTTAACGCTCAGCCTTTGCACAATTTTGCTTACCTCTCTGCTTCCACCTACGGTGCTCCTC CTGTGGATTTGATCAACACCGTGCAAGAAAACCAGAAGAGGCTCGCTTTAGCTTTGTTGGAGAAAGCCAAGGGCATCTGCGCCAATCGTGGG GTTGATGCAGAAACTATGACAGAAGTTGGGGACCCTAAAGAGAAAATATGTGAAGCTGTGGAAAAGCTCAACATTGAGTTGCTTATATTGGGAAGCCATGGTCGAGGAGCAATACAGAG GGCTTTTCTGGGAAGTGTCAGTAATCACTGTGTTCACAATGCTAAGTGCCCTGTTCTTGTGGTAAGGAAACCAGATTGA